A window from Gallus gallus isolate bGalGal1 chromosome 5, bGalGal1.mat.broiler.GRCg7b, whole genome shotgun sequence encodes these proteins:
- the LGALS3 gene encoding galectin-3, producing the protein MSDGFSLSDALPAHNPGAPPPQGWNRPPGPGAFPAYPGYPGAYPGAPGPYPGAPGPHHGPPGPYPGGPPGPYPGGPPGPYPGGPPGPYPGGPTAPYSEAPAAPLKVPYDLPLPAGLMPRLLITITGTVNSNPNRFSLDFKRGQDIAFHFNPRFKEDHKRVIVCNSMFQNNWGKEERTAPRFPFEPGTPFKLQVLCEGDHFKVAVNDAHLLQFNFREKKLNEITKLCIAGDITLTSVLTSMI; encoded by the exons ATGTCGGACGGTTTCTCT CTCTCCGACGCCTTGCCTGCTCACAACCCTGGTGCCCCTCCACCCCAGGGCTGGAACCGGCCCCCGGGGCCTGGGGCCTTCCCGGCGTACCCTGGATACCCAGGTGCCTATCCTGGCGCACCAGGACCATACCCAGGGGCACCCGGACCACATCATGGACCGCCAGGACCATACCCTGGAGGACCACCAGGACCATACCCTGGAGGACCACCGGGACCATACCCTGGAGGACCACCAGGGCCATATCCTGGAGGACCAACTGCACCGTACTCTGAAGCTCCAGCCGCTCCACTG AAAGTCCCCTACGATCTGCCCCTGCCAGCAGGACTCATGCCTCGGCTGCTCATAACCATCACGGGGACTGTGAACTCAAATCCCAACAG GTTTTCACTGGATTTCAAGAGGGGGCAAGACATTGCCTTCCACTTTAACCCCCGTTTCAAGGAAGACCACAAAAGGGTCATTGTCTGTAATTCAATGTTCCAAAACAACTggggaaaagaggagagaacaGCTCCTAGATTTCCATTTGAACCTGGAACCCCCTTCAAG CTCCAGGTGCTCTGCGAGGGGGATCACTTCAAGGTAGCAGTGAACGATGCTCACCTGCTGCAGTTCAACTTCCGTGAGAAGAAGCTGAATGAGATCACCAAGCTCTGCATTGCCGGGGACATCACTCTCACCAGTGTTTTGACCTCCATGATTTAA
- the MAPK1IP1L gene encoding MAPK-interacting and spindle-stabilizing protein-like isoform X1, with protein MSGTDDFSLADALPDQSPAKTSKVSSAKPGQQPSQPPQGWPPSNPWNNPSAPPAGPAALPPNTSASSVPFGPPPTGMYPSMPPGPPAPFPPPPPTGPSCPPPGGPYPPPTVPGPVPPGQYPPPNMPFPELPRPYGGPTEPAAPPAPVGPWGSMPSGAWGPTMGGQYPAPSMPYPPPGPYSAPTQTPGAAPTVPWGTVPPGTWGPSPPGPFPPPAGSYPAPGLYPTPPNPFQVPSGPAGAPSMPGGPHPYR; from the exons ATGTCTGGAACTGATGATTTTTCG TTGGCAGATGCTTTACCCGACCAGTCCCCCGCGAAGACCTCCAAAGTGAGCAGTGCGAAGCCCGGccagcagccctcccagccGCCGCAGGGTTGGCCGCCATCGAATCCTTGGAACAACCCGAGCGCTCCGCCTGCCGGGCCCGCAGCACTGCCGCCAAACACGTCCGCTTCCAGCGTGCCCTTCGGACCTCCGCCTACAGGAATGTATCCTTCAATGCCCCCCGGACCGCCTGctccatttcctcctcctcctcctaccGGACCCTCTTGCCCTCCTCCCGGAGGTCCATATCCACccccaactgtgccaggtcCTGTCCCACCGGGGCAGTATCCTCCACCAAACATGCCCTTTCCAGAGCTTCCAAGACCTTACGGTGGTCCAACGGAGCCAGCTGCGCCTCCTGCTCCCGTTGGGCCGTGGGGATCCATGCCCTCTGGAGCATGGGGACCGACAATGGGAGGGCAGTATCCTGCACCCAGCATGCCATATCCACCCCCGGGGCCATACTCTGCTCCTACCCAGACTCCAGGGGCAGCGCCAACAGTACCGTGGGGTACAGTCCCACCTGGAACGTGGGGACCTTCACCGCCAGGTCCGTTTCCTCCACCCGCAGGATCATACCCGGCTCCAGGACTATATCCTACGCCCCCTAATCCTTTTCAAGTGCCGTCTGGTCCTGCTGGTGCTCCATCAATGCCAGGCGGCCCCCAT CCTTACCGTTGA
- the LGALS3 gene encoding galectin-3 isoform X1, translating to MSDGFSGWNRPPGPGAFPAYPGYPGAYPGAPGPYPGAPGPHHGPPGPYPGGPPGPYPGGPPGPYPGGPPGPYPGGPTAPYSEAPAAPLKVPYDLPLPAGLMPRLLITITGTVNSNPNRFSLDFKRGQDIAFHFNPRFKEDHKRVIVCNSMFQNNWGKEERTAPRFPFEPGTPFKLQVLCEGDHFKVAVNDAHLLQFNFREKKLNEITKLCIAGDITLTSVLTSMI from the exons ATGTCGGACGGTTTCTCT GGCTGGAACCGGCCCCCGGGGCCTGGGGCCTTCCCGGCGTACCCTGGATACCCAGGTGCCTATCCTGGCGCACCAGGACCATACCCAGGGGCACCCGGACCACATCATGGACCGCCAGGACCATACCCTGGAGGACCACCAGGACCATACCCTGGAGGACCACCGGGACCATACCCTGGAGGACCACCAGGGCCATATCCTGGAGGACCAACTGCACCGTACTCTGAAGCTCCAGCCGCTCCACTG AAAGTCCCCTACGATCTGCCCCTGCCAGCAGGACTCATGCCTCGGCTGCTCATAACCATCACGGGGACTGTGAACTCAAATCCCAACAG GTTTTCACTGGATTTCAAGAGGGGGCAAGACATTGCCTTCCACTTTAACCCCCGTTTCAAGGAAGACCACAAAAGGGTCATTGTCTGTAATTCAATGTTCCAAAACAACTggggaaaagaggagagaacaGCTCCTAGATTTCCATTTGAACCTGGAACCCCCTTCAAG CTCCAGGTGCTCTGCGAGGGGGATCACTTCAAGGTAGCAGTGAACGATGCTCACCTGCTGCAGTTCAACTTCCGTGAGAAGAAGCTGAATGAGATCACCAAGCTCTGCATTGCCGGGGACATCACTCTCACCAGTGTTTTGACCTCCATGATTTAA